Proteins encoded in a region of the Candidatus Zixiibacteriota bacterium genome:
- the recO gene encoding DNA repair protein RecO, which yields MPPVVTEAICLTVQKYSETSKIAVLYTQRWGRLSVIAKGVNRPKSQFLGHLEALSIAECVIYHKPRERLQLLASCRAVVPWLGLTASLSRAGHAFAVGEFLYRHTHEEPDNQVYGLSREALIAMASLPESQLARQFWGFLIAVLDAMGFRPELDGCERCGRRPSADRRVVFDAVAGKIICRDCRKERNEQGHAHVLSAAAWAELRQRQAQPILTGDEPPLSNGTLDEAATALEDFARYHLGGGPLRSLELARRGSS from the coding sequence ATGCCCCCTGTCGTCACCGAGGCGATCTGCCTGACGGTGCAGAAGTATTCTGAGACCTCCAAGATCGCCGTCTTGTACACCCAGCGCTGGGGGCGGCTCTCTGTGATTGCCAAGGGCGTCAACCGTCCCAAGTCACAGTTCCTCGGCCATCTCGAAGCGCTGTCCATCGCCGAGTGCGTCATCTATCACAAACCGCGTGAACGGCTGCAACTGCTCGCATCATGCCGTGCCGTTGTCCCATGGCTCGGGCTGACCGCATCGCTGTCGCGCGCCGGACATGCATTCGCGGTCGGCGAGTTTCTCTATCGGCACACGCATGAAGAACCCGACAACCAGGTCTACGGACTCTCCCGCGAGGCACTGATCGCGATGGCATCGTTGCCTGAGTCGCAGTTGGCGCGGCAGTTTTGGGGATTTTTGATTGCCGTGCTCGATGCGATGGGATTTCGTCCCGAACTTGATGGGTGTGAGCGCTGCGGACGGCGCCCCTCGGCCGACCGGCGTGTCGTGTTCGATGCTGTCGCCGGGAAGATCATCTGCCGCGATTGCCGCAAAGAGCGCAACGAGCAGGGGCACGCGCATGTTCTTTCGGCGGCGGCCTGGGCCGAGTTGCGGCAACGCCAGGCACAGCCGATATTGACCGGCGATGAGCCGCCGCTGAGCAACGGCACACTCGATGAAGCGGCAACGGCATTGGAGGATTTTGCCCGTTATCATCTGGGCGGCGGACCATTGCGCTCGCTGGAATTGGCGCGGCGGGGGAGTTCGTAG
- a CDS encoding glycine--tRNA ligase, with protein MDKLVSLCKRRGFVFQSSEIYGGLNSCWDFGPLGVELKRNIKDHWWQTMTHRRDDIDGIDAAILMHPRVWEASGHVAGFTDPLVDCKECKARFRMDQLEESDCGSPAYKGRKAVKCHAEGKFTEPRQFNLMFKTFMGPVEDEAAIVYMRPETAQGIYVNYLNVAGPMRRKLPFGIAQIGKAFRNEISPGNFIFRSREFEQMEMQYFVDPKEDQKWFEYWKELRHAWYLDLGIRKEKMRFHQHGPGELAHYAKDAYDIEYEFPFGWKEFEGIHNRTDFDLTRHKEYSGVDLSFFDEETKARFVPYIIETSAGADRSTLVCLVDGYREEEVKGEMRTVIRLDPRIAPFKVAIFPLVNREGMPEIAHNIEADLRKHFKVFYDDKGAVGRRYRRQDEIGTPFCVTVDSQTLADQTVTIRHRDSMEQERIGMGRLGEWVGERVVKICWMS; from the coding sequence ATGGACAAGCTCGTGTCGCTCTGCAAACGGCGCGGGTTTGTGTTCCAATCATCCGAAATCTACGGCGGGCTCAACTCGTGCTGGGACTTCGGGCCGTTGGGTGTCGAGCTCAAACGCAACATCAAGGATCACTGGTGGCAGACCATGACACACCGTCGCGACGACATCGACGGCATCGATGCCGCCATTCTCATGCACCCGCGTGTCTGGGAGGCGTCGGGGCATGTCGCCGGATTCACCGATCCGTTGGTCGATTGCAAGGAGTGCAAAGCGCGCTTTCGCATGGACCAGCTCGAGGAGTCCGATTGCGGCAGCCCGGCATACAAGGGACGCAAAGCGGTCAAGTGCCACGCCGAGGGCAAGTTCACCGAGCCGAGGCAGTTCAATTTGATGTTCAAGACGTTCATGGGACCGGTCGAGGATGAAGCCGCGATTGTCTACATGCGTCCGGAGACCGCGCAGGGGATTTATGTCAACTATCTGAACGTCGCCGGGCCGATGCGTCGCAAGCTCCCGTTCGGCATCGCGCAGATCGGCAAGGCATTCCGCAACGAAATCTCACCGGGCAACTTCATCTTCCGTTCGCGGGAGTTCGAGCAGATGGAGATGCAATACTTTGTCGACCCCAAGGAAGATCAGAAGTGGTTCGAATACTGGAAAGAGCTGCGGCATGCATGGTACCTCGACCTGGGCATCCGCAAAGAGAAAATGCGGTTCCACCAGCATGGTCCCGGCGAATTGGCGCACTATGCCAAGGACGCCTACGACATCGAATATGAATTCCCCTTCGGCTGGAAGGAATTCGAGGGCATTCACAACCGCACCGACTTCGACCTGACCCGCCACAAGGAGTACTCCGGCGTCGATCTGTCGTTCTTCGATGAAGAGACCAAGGCGCGCTTTGTTCCCTACATCATCGAGACCTCGGCAGGCGCCGACCGTTCGACACTGGTCTGCTTGGTCGATGGCTATCGCGAGGAAGAAGTGAAGGGCGAGATGCGTACCGTCATCCGTCTTGATCCACGCATTGCGCCGTTCAAGGTGGCAATCTTCCCCTTGGTCAACCGCGAGGGAATGCCGGAAATCGCGCACAATATCGAAGCCGATCTGCGCAAGCACTTCAAAGTCTTCTATGACGACAAAGGCGCGGTCGGCCGCCGTTACCGCCGTCAGGATGAAATCGGCACGCCCTTCTGCGTCACGGTCGACTCGCAAACCCTCGCAGACCAGACCGTCACCATCCGCCACCGCGACTCGATGGAACAGGAGCGGATCGGAATGGGCCGGCTGGGGGAGTGGGTGGGGGAGCGGGTTGTGAAGATATGCTGGATGTCCTGA
- a CDS encoding HEPN domain-containing protein, with protein MMPPHEQWLVQARYDLETAHAMLDSGRYLYVLFCCQQAVEKSLKAAIAKRTSEFPPRLHSLLRLAEVSGLVMAEAQLEFLGMLSSYYTQTRYPEEAETDLVTQELSREVLRKTRETVLWLESVM; from the coding sequence ATGATGCCGCCACACGAGCAATGGCTCGTCCAGGCCCGCTACGATCTCGAGACGGCGCACGCAATGCTGGATAGCGGCCGATATCTCTATGTGTTGTTCTGTTGCCAGCAGGCGGTCGAGAAATCGCTGAAGGCGGCCATTGCGAAACGTACGAGCGAATTTCCCCCGCGACTGCACAGCCTGCTCCGTCTTGCCGAGGTCAGCGGGCTGGTCATGGCAGAGGCGCAATTGGAGTTTCTCGGCATGCTCTCCAGCTACTATACCCAGACCCGTTACCCGGAAGAGGCGGAGACCGATCTCGTGACGCAGGAGTTGTCCCGCGAGGTGCTCCGCAAGACAAGGGAGACCGTCCTGTGGCTCGAATCAGTGATGTGA
- a CDS encoding nucleotidyltransferase domain-containing protein, which yields MARISDVTLDRARQTVSLVARHTPVRAAYLFGSHADGTANEHSDIDIAAFVDGLNRLDMRSRARMTVDAQMQVGSDVELHLFPADSLIDPPQASFAAYIKKHGVRVDV from the coding sequence GTGGCTCGAATCAGTGATGTGACGCTCGATCGCGCGCGGCAGACCGTGTCACTGGTAGCTCGCCACACGCCCGTCCGGGCGGCCTACCTCTTCGGCTCGCACGCGGATGGCACAGCCAACGAGCACAGCGACATCGACATTGCCGCATTCGTTGATGGCTTGAATCGTTTGGACATGCGCAGCCGGGCTCGCATGACGGTCGATGCTCAAATGCAGGTCGGAAGCGATGTCGAGCTACACTTGTTCCCCGCCGACTCCCTGATCGATCCGCCACAGGCCAGCTTCGCCGCCTACATCAAAAAGCATGGAGTTCGCGTCGACGTGTAG
- a CDS encoding peptidylprolyl isomerase: MAIETDFGTMVFELWPDVAYIHCQSFIYLTESGFYDSLTIHRVVPGFVIQGGDPNGNGTGGPSYTLPLETSNRPHIEGTLSMARAQDPNSAGSQFFICLSRLPALDGRYTVFGHLKDGYDVLHAIEHVSVTNERPDNPVYIKRMYLLHESEQLRLTLGRCGKGKTVEQEPIREG, encoded by the coding sequence GTGGCGATCGAAACTGACTTCGGTACTATGGTGTTTGAACTATGGCCCGATGTCGCCTACATACACTGCCAGAGCTTCATCTACCTCACCGAATCTGGTTTTTATGATTCGCTGACGATTCACCGCGTCGTACCAGGATTTGTGATTCAGGGCGGCGATCCCAACGGTAATGGAACTGGAGGTCCGAGTTACACACTTCCACTCGAGACCTCAAATCGACCGCACATCGAGGGCACACTATCAATGGCTCGTGCGCAAGACCCGAATTCAGCTGGTTCCCAGTTCTTCATTTGCCTGAGTCGCTTGCCAGCATTGGACGGCAGGTACACGGTTTTCGGGCACCTCAAGGATGGATATGATGTTCTCCACGCAATCGAGCATGTATCCGTAACGAATGAACGTCCGGATAACCCCGTCTACATAAAGAGAATGTACCTGCTGCATGAGAGTGAACAATTACGCCTCACGTTGGGGCGATGCGGTAAAGGCAAGACTGTCGAGCAAGAGCCCATACGCGAGGGCTGA
- a CDS encoding VOC family protein, with the protein MDSGPTITTFLMFSGQAEEAIDFYVGLFENSKIVSIKRYGPGEMGREGTVYQAVFSLNGRDFMCIDSPAKHDFTFTPAISLYVSCADEEKIDRYFNALADGGQVFMPLDKYPFSKKFGWLADRFGVSWQLNAE; encoded by the coding sequence GTGGACAGCGGACCGACGATCACAACCTTTCTCATGTTCAGCGGACAAGCTGAAGAAGCCATAGACTTCTATGTCGGCCTGTTCGAGAACTCGAAGATCGTCAGTATCAAGCGCTACGGCCCCGGAGAGATGGGGAGAGAAGGCACAGTCTATCAGGCGGTGTTCTCGCTTAATGGCCGGGACTTCATGTGCATCGACAGCCCAGCGAAGCACGACTTCACATTTACTCCGGCAATCTCCCTTTACGTGTCGTGCGCGGATGAGGAGAAGATTGATCGCTATTTCAATGCGCTCGCCGATGGCGGGCAGGTGTTCATGCCGCTGGACAAATACCCATTCAGCAAGAAGTTCGGCTGGCTCGCAGACCGATTCGGCGTGTCGTGGCAGTTGAACGCGGAGTGA
- a CDS encoding Rid family detoxifying hydrolase — protein MTLRSVFSPEGLKPVGPYSPVLVDDERRLAFASGFVGIDPQTGKMVTGEIAEQTVQTLKNMKATLDEAGSGMDRVVKTTVFLIDLSDFAAMNEAYAKFFPGIKPARSTIQVSRLPLDALVEIEAIAVL, from the coding sequence ATGACGCTGCGATCTGTCTTTTCACCGGAGGGGCTCAAGCCGGTCGGACCGTATAGCCCGGTATTGGTCGATGACGAGCGCCGGCTCGCTTTTGCCTCAGGATTCGTCGGGATCGATCCCCAGACCGGCAAGATGGTCACCGGGGAGATTGCCGAGCAGACTGTGCAAACGCTCAAGAATATGAAGGCCACCCTCGATGAAGCGGGATCGGGCATGGACCGTGTGGTCAAGACGACAGTCTTCCTGATCGACTTGTCCGATTTTGCCGCCATGAACGAGGCCTACGCGAAGTTCTTTCCCGGCATCAAGCCCGCTCGCTCGACGATTCAGGTTTCGCGATTGCCGCTGGATGCCCTTGTCGAGATCGAGGCGATTGCCGTGTTATGA
- a CDS encoding acyl-CoA dehydrogenase family protein, whose protein sequence is MDLSLTENHKAVQSLVREFCAREIAPVIGDHDRTATAIPDLIPKMAKADILGACIPTEYGGSGMDYVAFGLACEEAEYVDTSARVILSVHIGLVSLPILTWGTNEQKKRLLPELVAARRIGAFGLTEPNAGSDVVGIRATADREGGGYRLNGEKMWISLADLADTFLVFAWTDRIRMEKRDHSGISAFIVERSMPGVSTGTIKGKLGIRAGNTGSIVLQNVFVPNENILGDVGEGFKIAMFCLDQGRFTVAAGCAGLTRACLDACLKYCGSRRTFGRAIGEHQLVKEMLARMVAGWEVSRLLWLRAAWLKNAGQPNTRETSLAKWIAAEIAERAAADAVQVHGAYGYSDEYPVERFFRNARGSSIYEGTREMHILIQADYVLGLRRDHPLRARLPEVAS, encoded by the coding sequence ATCGACCTCTCACTCACTGAAAACCATAAGGCCGTTCAGTCGCTGGTACGCGAGTTCTGTGCGCGCGAAATCGCGCCGGTGATCGGTGATCACGACCGTACGGCAACTGCCATCCCCGATTTAATTCCGAAAATGGCGAAAGCCGACATTCTCGGAGCGTGTATCCCGACAGAATACGGTGGCTCCGGGATGGACTATGTCGCCTTCGGTTTGGCGTGCGAGGAGGCGGAGTATGTCGATACGTCGGCGCGGGTCATCTTATCGGTTCACATCGGGCTGGTGTCATTGCCGATTCTGACTTGGGGTACCAATGAACAAAAGAAGCGCCTTCTGCCCGAACTGGTCGCAGCCAGGCGCATCGGAGCGTTCGGGCTGACCGAGCCGAATGCCGGCTCGGACGTTGTCGGCATCCGAGCCACTGCCGATCGCGAGGGCGGCGGGTACCGTCTGAACGGCGAGAAGATGTGGATTTCGTTGGCCGACCTGGCCGATACGTTTCTCGTCTTTGCCTGGACCGACCGCATCAGAATGGAAAAGCGAGATCACTCCGGAATATCGGCGTTCATCGTCGAGCGGTCGATGCCCGGCGTCTCGACCGGGACGATCAAGGGAAAGCTCGGGATCCGCGCCGGCAACACCGGTTCGATTGTGCTGCAGAATGTCTTCGTTCCGAATGAAAATATTCTCGGTGACGTCGGTGAAGGATTCAAGATCGCGATGTTCTGCCTCGATCAGGGACGGTTCACCGTCGCCGCCGGATGCGCCGGGCTGACGCGCGCCTGTCTCGATGCCTGCCTGAAGTATTGCGGGTCGCGCAGGACGTTCGGACGCGCCATCGGCGAGCACCAGTTGGTCAAGGAGATGTTGGCGCGGATGGTCGCCGGTTGGGAAGTGTCGCGTCTGCTGTGGCTGCGCGCGGCATGGCTGAAGAACGCCGGCCAGCCGAACACGCGCGAGACTTCACTGGCGAAGTGGATCGCCGCCGAGATAGCCGAACGGGCGGCCGCCGATGCCGTGCAGGTGCACGGCGCCTATGGGTACTCCGATGAATACCCCGTCGAACGATTCTTCCGCAACGCCAGGGGATCGTCGATCTACGAAGGCACGCGCGAGATGCACATTCTGATCCAGGCCGACTATGTGCTCGGGCTGCGTCGCGACCACCCGTTGCGCGCCCGATTGCCGGAGGTGGCATCGTGA
- a CDS encoding decaprenyl-phosphate phosphoribosyltransferase, which yields MNLGALLRAMRVSQWVKNVVVFAGLVFSQSYGNAHEIMISLAAFAVFCALSSAVYLFNDIRDRESDRHHPHKKTRPIASGTLSVGAALTAALVLGAGGLVGAWAIRPPFFVVTLFYVGLNAAYSVVLKRVAIIDVMIVAMGFVLRAIGGAEAIDVAISAWLIVCTTFLALFLGLGKRRWELVALGDQAAGHRAVLARYSPHLLDQFIGVTTASTIVSYALYTLAPETQAKFGTIGLIWTLPFVLFGVFRYLYLIHSEEVGGNPTAALLNDPPLLVNSVLWLAAVVWIIS from the coding sequence GTGAATCTCGGCGCCCTCCTTCGCGCGATGCGCGTCAGTCAGTGGGTGAAAAACGTTGTCGTGTTTGCCGGGCTGGTGTTTTCGCAGAGCTACGGCAACGCACATGAGATTATGATTTCGCTCGCCGCATTCGCCGTGTTTTGCGCGCTGTCATCGGCGGTCTATCTCTTCAATGACATACGCGACCGCGAAAGTGACCGACATCATCCCCATAAGAAGACGCGCCCCATCGCCTCCGGCACGCTCTCAGTCGGTGCGGCGCTGACGGCGGCGCTTGTCCTCGGAGCAGGTGGGCTGGTCGGAGCGTGGGCGATCCGTCCCCCGTTCTTCGTCGTGACGCTCTTCTATGTCGGGCTGAATGCGGCGTATTCGGTCGTGCTCAAGCGCGTCGCAATCATCGATGTGATGATCGTCGCGATGGGTTTCGTGCTGCGGGCCATCGGCGGCGCGGAGGCCATCGATGTCGCCATCTCGGCATGGCTGATCGTCTGCACGACCTTCCTGGCGCTTTTTCTGGGACTGGGCAAGCGACGCTGGGAGTTGGTGGCGTTGGGTGATCAAGCGGCGGGTCATCGTGCCGTATTGGCTCGTTATTCACCGCACCTGCTCGATCAGTTTATAGGTGTAACGACAGCGTCGACGATCGTCTCATACGCACTGTACACGCTGGCGCCGGAGACACAGGCGAAGTTCGGGACGATTGGCCTGATCTGGACTTTGCCGTTCGTGCTCTTCGGAGTGTTCCGTTACTTGTATCTGATCCACAGCGAGGAGGTCGGCGGCAATCCGACGGCGGCTCTGCTGAATGATCCGCCGCTACTGGTCAATTCGGTCCTGTGGCTGGCCGCGGTCGTGTGGATCATCAGTTGA
- the pyrE gene encoding orotate phosphoribosyltransferase: MNTPETQPSARERLRSGLIQFAVKHGDFVLASGQKSNIYVDVRAISLRGAYLRLIGELLWERIRPAGAQAVGGLTLGADPIVAAVTIAAADQGVDCPALIVRKSSKEHGTGRRVEGPMVSGMRVAVVEDVATTGGSAQTAADAIIACGGTVIGVYAVLDRHAGASELFAARGWRFESLFSLSDIGV; the protein is encoded by the coding sequence GTGAACACACCGGAGACACAGCCATCAGCCCGTGAGCGACTCCGCTCCGGGCTGATTCAGTTTGCAGTCAAACACGGCGATTTTGTCCTCGCCTCCGGACAGAAATCAAACATCTACGTCGATGTGCGCGCGATTTCACTCCGTGGCGCGTACCTGCGCTTGATCGGGGAACTCCTGTGGGAACGGATTCGTCCGGCGGGTGCACAGGCGGTCGGGGGATTAACGCTCGGAGCAGACCCGATCGTCGCGGCCGTGACCATTGCCGCCGCCGATCAGGGTGTCGATTGTCCCGCGCTGATTGTGCGCAAATCGAGCAAGGAACATGGCACCGGCCGTCGGGTCGAAGGACCGATGGTGTCGGGGATGCGGGTCGCAGTGGTCGAGGATGTTGCCACCACCGGCGGCTCGGCACAGACGGCCGCCGATGCCATCATCGCATGCGGTGGCACCGTGATCGGCGTCTACGCGGTGTTAGATCGCCATGCGGGAGCATCGGAACTGTTTGCAGCACGCGGCTGGCGATTTGAATCTCTGTTCAGTCTGTCCGACATCGGCGTCTGA
- a CDS encoding PTS sugar transporter subunit IIA has translation MNISRHLEPSLIRLSMETRRNSDRDGGELSERQKRDEKESVLAELVGLLSTSEKIANPSKLLTEFVHRERKATTAIGDGIAIPHVRTYQTRELVIAVGRSEEGLEFDAPDDSPVRLFFAMAAPSYDDTLYLRVFKALGEVLQFDYFRERLLEVEDEFAFIRAFREME, from the coding sequence ATGAACATCTCCCGCCACCTCGAACCTTCATTGATCCGCCTGTCGATGGAGACCCGTCGGAATTCCGACAGGGACGGCGGTGAGCTATCCGAGCGGCAGAAACGCGATGAGAAGGAATCGGTGCTGGCGGAGTTGGTCGGCCTGTTGAGCACATCCGAGAAAATCGCCAACCCCAGCAAGCTGCTGACGGAGTTTGTCCATCGCGAGCGCAAGGCGACGACCGCCATCGGCGATGGAATTGCCATCCCTCATGTGAGGACCTACCAGACGCGTGAATTAGTCATAGCCGTGGGGCGATCGGAGGAGGGCCTGGAATTCGACGCGCCCGATGACAGTCCCGTGCGGCTGTTCTTTGCGATGGCGGCGCCGTCGTATGACGACACGCTCTATCTGCGCGTCTTCAAAGCACTCGGCGAAGTCCTGCAGTTTGACTACTTCCGTGAACGATTGCTGGAGGTCGAAGATGAATTCGCGTTCATACGCGCCTTTCGAGAGATGGAATAG
- the pth gene encoding aminoacyl-tRNA hydrolase — protein sequence MATEFSQCCVVCLGNPGSRYEATRHNLGWWVGDCLALQMRMGFRPGRGNFTVALGHMRGNSVCLVKPMTYMNASGEVWPDLVRGYGAVPEKTLVVCDDIDLPLGRIRVRDTGSSGGHNGLSSIIECIGTEQIARVRCGVGPVPAGIDPAAFVLDPFAPAELPLARQMAERAAAAVEMAVTSGMTASANEYNRRAPAPEDSVEPPAGADRPGENT from the coding sequence ATGGCCACCGAATTCTCCCAGTGCTGCGTCGTCTGTCTCGGCAATCCGGGATCACGTTACGAAGCAACCCGTCACAACCTCGGGTGGTGGGTGGGAGACTGCCTCGCCCTTCAGATGCGGATGGGGTTTAGGCCGGGACGGGGAAACTTCACCGTAGCTTTAGGTCACATGCGCGGCAACAGCGTCTGTTTAGTCAAGCCAATGACTTACATGAATGCAAGCGGTGAGGTTTGGCCCGATCTTGTGCGGGGCTACGGTGCCGTGCCGGAAAAAACTCTGGTCGTCTGCGACGACATCGATCTGCCGCTCGGCCGCATCCGTGTGCGCGACACAGGATCATCAGGTGGTCACAATGGTTTGTCGTCGATCATCGAATGTATTGGCACAGAGCAGATTGCGCGGGTGCGATGCGGGGTTGGCCCGGTCCCGGCAGGGATCGACCCGGCGGCCTTTGTCCTTGACCCTTTTGCTCCGGCAGAGCTACCTTTGGCCCGCCAAATGGCCGAGCGGGCCGCTGCTGCCGTGGAGATGGCGGTCACCAGTGGCATGACGGCATCGGCCAATGAGTATAACCGCAGAGCTCCCGCGCCGGAGGATTCGGTCGAACCTCCAGCCGGCGCCGACAGACCAGGGGAGAACACATGA
- the rpsF gene encoding 30S ribosomal protein S6: protein MRDYETTLILDPQLAEEGWEQAITKYSTIISAKGTIKRTDRWGLRRLAYTIRKHGQGYYVHFIHYSSTDVPREIERQCELDEQCLRYLTVASDNPKYVEEMDKRASGEGTSVSEEGDRSASRETTGRPVRSGADDAGDEA from the coding sequence ATGAGAGATTACGAAACAACGCTCATCCTCGATCCGCAATTGGCGGAAGAGGGTTGGGAACAGGCGATCACGAAGTACTCGACGATCATCTCCGCAAAGGGAACGATCAAACGGACCGACCGTTGGGGACTGCGGCGGCTGGCGTATACGATCCGCAAACATGGACAAGGGTACTATGTCCACTTTATTCACTACTCCTCGACCGACGTTCCCCGCGAGATTGAGCGCCAGTGCGAGCTCGACGAGCAGTGCCTGCGGTATCTGACCGTCGCATCCGACAATCCGAAGTATGTTGAAGAAATGGACAAACGCGCCTCGGGCGAGGGAACTTCCGTATCCGAAGAGGGTGACCGCAGCGCCTCGCGTGAGACCACGGGCCGGCCCGTCCGATCCGGCGCAGACGATGCCGGCGACGAGGCGTGA
- the rplI gene encoding 50S ribosomal protein L9, producing MKIILRDDVESLGQCGQVVTVRDGFARNYLIPRNLAIPANKGTLRSIDQIGKQRDQRDRKRLRESERIKLALEKVSCTAEVQVGEEDRVFGSVTSAHIAELLSVQGFEIDRRDILLDEPLKALGVYTVDVKLGHDVVAKLKVWVVKKKD from the coding sequence ATGAAGATCATTTTACGCGACGATGTCGAATCGCTGGGACAGTGCGGCCAGGTCGTCACCGTGCGCGACGGTTTTGCTCGAAACTACTTGATCCCCCGAAATCTGGCGATCCCCGCCAACAAGGGGACGCTGCGTTCGATCGATCAGATCGGCAAGCAGAGGGACCAGCGCGACCGCAAACGGTTGCGTGAGTCGGAACGGATCAAACTGGCGCTGGAGAAAGTCTCCTGCACGGCCGAAGTACAAGTCGGAGAGGAAGACCGCGTATTCGGATCGGTCACATCGGCTCACATCGCCGAACTGCTCTCCGTCCAGGGTTTTGAGATCGACCGCCGCGACATCCTGCTGGATGAACCTCTCAAGGCTCTGGGCGTATACACTGTGGATGTCAAGCTCGGCCATGATGTTGTCGCCAAGCTGAAAGTGTGGGTCGTCAAGAAGAAAGACTGA
- a CDS encoding bifunctional nuclease family protein: MLVKSKINGLALDVTSNSPVVVLAPEDEDLVLPIWIGHFEAWAIAMELSGMSSKRPLTHDLLNGTIQELGARVNKVEVTELRDQTFFARIIITRNGDELAIDARPSDSIALALKAKAPIYVEHDLFQKKSESSRDDAPKYDPEALKERLRQISPEDFGKYQL; encoded by the coding sequence ATGCTGGTCAAGTCCAAAATCAACGGTTTGGCGCTGGATGTCACGTCCAATTCGCCCGTTGTCGTCCTGGCGCCGGAGGACGAGGACTTGGTATTACCGATCTGGATCGGTCACTTTGAAGCGTGGGCCATCGCCATGGAACTGTCGGGCATGAGTTCCAAGCGTCCGTTGACGCATGATCTGCTCAATGGGACGATCCAGGAGTTGGGCGCGCGCGTCAACAAAGTCGAAGTGACCGAATTGAGAGATCAGACGTTTTTCGCGCGGATTATCATTACCCGCAATGGCGATGAGCTGGCCATCGATGCGCGCCCGTCCGATTCGATTGCACTGGCACTGAAGGCCAAGGCGCCGATCTATGTCGAGCACGACTTGTTCCAGAAGAAGTCAGAAAGCAGCAGAGACGATGCCCCAAAGTATGATCCCGAGGCGCTCAAGGAACGGCTGCGCCAGATCAGCCCAGAGGATTTCGGCAAGTATCAGTTGTAA